ctatgtgggtatatttacatgaaagtatggggaatgcacaaaggcagctgtcttttccaggctgtcagcggaacagtaggcgaaatggtacttttaggcgtgctgggatgtgtacggcctcgacctgtcaggcgtgtcaggtggatatcattccaactatgcctcctccatgactcggccgcttggtcttctttcgtgcgaggcacgggactgtatccgcgaaggtaacctgaagagcttctcctggaagaaccttccccgaaggatatcccttcgggagtccgggagaattgacgagcttccgtgtcgcgattgcttgaaagagtaagcttgtcactaaacgggagaggggaagcctttctgtccattcgcgagctctggtcacctttcgtgaaagactttgataattctgcttccccgaggctatccatctaaacgctatccggaaatctggataacaactgGGATATCGACAGAGCCACTGAACAAATTAAAGTGAGTGTGCATATGTCATGACCTTAACTATTCCATGTTGGTATGTGCTTTGTGCTGCTAtttgattttaataatttggGAAGATTTTTCTTGGTGGTATTTAAACTTCTCTACCTGTACTTTCAAATTGTTTTACTAAcatgtttatattttattttaggttTACTCTTGATGATAAGATGACACAGATTTCAGTTGCTACTTACTTTCAAGACAAGTACAAAATCAAACTCAGATATGTGACATGGCCTGCTCTGCAAGCAGGAAATGCAGCAAAGCCTATTTACTTACCCATGGAGGTTCCCATCATAGTTtcaataacatttttttttgcgTGCTAGGTTCTATTGGACAACagttattttcatgattatattTCTAAATGTTGTATCTGTTATAGGTTTCTACAATTGCTGAGGGGCAAAGATACTCTAAGAAACTCAATGAAAGGCAAGTAACCAATCTATTGAGGGCAACCTGTCAAAGACCAAACGACAGGGAAGAAAGCATTTGGCGAATTGTTAAGCAGAACAAATACAATGATCAGGAACTTGTCCAGGATTTTGGAATTAGTGTTGCAAACAATTTGACAATGGTTGATGCTCGAGTTTTGCCTCCACCggtggtatttttctaatatgTGCTTGCTTTTGCGTTTGATGAGTGAGTTCTACTCTTTCAATTGGAACTAATTCTATTATATTTCTTCATGAAGCTTTTATACAGAGGTACTGGGAGGGAGGCTACTGAGCATCCTCGATTTGGGCAATGGAATATGTCCAATAAAGTAAGTAAATGATCTTTATAACTCCATTTTGTTATGATGTATGAGAAGAGGTATGATtcattgacttatttttttttattttgggttatGATAAAAAATGATCAATGGAGGCCAAGTTGAGTTTTGGACATGTGTGAACTTCTCGCATATCAATTCAGATATTCATGATCGCTTTTGTTTAGAATTGGTTAGTACTTGGCTCAATAGGGGAATGGTATGGTTACCGGATCATTCTGTCTCATCTCTTTTACTGTGACATTGCGTTGACTGTTTATAATTgacattttttatcattttggATACTTGGAAGGCCTTCCAAACTAGGCCAGTAATTCCTTGCAGCGCTTGGCCAGCTAACCAAATTGAGAGGGCTTTGAGATCTGTTCATGAGCAATGCAAGAAGATACTTATCAACAAACAACTACAGTTGTTAATAGTTATCTTGCCTGATTCTGGTGGTTTATATTGTGAGCGACTTGGCCAAGACTTGTAACTATGAAGTTTGAAATTCCATTATAACATTTTGTTTTAGCTAAAAAAACGTTACATGCCTGTTCCAGGGATGATTAAATGAATTTGTGAAACTGAGCTAACAAATATGACTTGCATATCTAAGGCTTTTACAAtatatattgaaatttttttgacCTTCCTTTCTATTGAAAATTGTACAATATATATTCTTTCATTTCTATTGAAAATTGTGCATGAAGATACTGTTTTTCTATGTTTGCATATTTTAGGACCTTGATCAAGACTCCAAATGCAGCTTACAGATAGGGCTATGGACGGGGTTGGAGGGCTCGGGCTTGCGGAGGGTCGTGGATGGCTCAGTCTCACGGAGAGGTCATGGATCAATACTTGAAAAGCAGGAAAACCTCGCTGAACCCATTATTTTCATGTGCTGGTATGTTCTATAAATTTCTGGCTGTCTTTGTTCGTGTGATGTCTAAATAAACACAagtgtgaaaagtaaaaagtatatTTGATTAAATATTTGCACTCTAGTCATGTTGACTGTTATATACGAAATGGGGAGTCTTATGCAGGATTAAATCAATACTTAGAGTTCTCAACTGTAACTTTAAtgaaatttatttggaaaaaaaaaagatgaattttTTAGCTGCTGTTTTCAATTTTGATCCACTTAGAGAAAACCTAAATATTGAATTCTTATAACTGTTTGTTGGAGTTTGCATAACATGTTATTACTTTGTATACgattttctctttttattaaaGTTACTCTCTTGCATCTCTTGTTTataatcaacttttttttttatacctCTTCCCCTAGAACACTAggcaatatatataataatcactTAGTATGCCTAGTACATTTCTTATAATCTTATTGGACATATATTCAGCCAATAATAATAGGCCTAATTAGTAActagttctttttattttttatggaaTAATTAAACCTCAAAGAAGGCCTAATATTCTTATCATCTGTCTTGTTATAAGTAGTTGTGTGTCACGATAAAACTTTGTTATTGCACTAGTTCTTTGTCACTCACTGAATTAGCTTACAGAACTAACTCTTGAACTCTCTTTAAACAATCTTCACAGTTGCTACTTTATCATGCCATTAATAGAAGATTTATTTAATTCTTCCTGCTGAAAATTACAATGTCCAAGTAATGCTTGAACTTTGAGAGAGTTGGAGATTTTTCAGCATAAATATCTGTTGTATGAACTTACTTATGTCAATATGATCTTCTGCTTTAGTGGCAGCTATGATTATGGCAGTGAAAACATTTGATAACTACTGAATTTAAATTGGATTGATTCTCAGATTGAAGATTGCATTCCCCAGTTTTAACCTGTTCCTGAATTTTGGTTTTAGTCTCTCTAGCTCTTAATTTCCATCTCTCAGAACTATAGTACTAAATTTCTAATTCAGATTATTTAGGAACCAGTTGTAATGATAGTAGAATTCTTCTATGGTGTATAATTTCATTAAACTTCTGTTGATGAAGAAGTTTATCAACATTATACACCATAGAAGTTTAGACTAttagaaaagtattataataactaatcaaataaagtCATATGAGTTTGATCTGTTCTGACTTTATATGGATTTGTTCTATTTCCTTGTGGACAGCCCTTTGAGTTCCCACTCTGCAATTTAATGAAACACCTATGCAAAATTCATCTTTTCTTCAATTTAGTTGTTCTTTTGACAGATTTTcacttaattaattttgtaaaattttcTTTTTCTCCACATTTAGTGCCACATCAGGGGGTATTCTAGACAGAGCTGTTGAAGCAGAGGATAAGAAACATGGAGATATTCTAAGACTGGTaaattttattcttcttctaCATTGTCACTTGGTGCAAAACATTGTCAATTcagtttggtatttttttttttcaataactcataaaggaaaatatttacaatgtTGTGAGCAGGACCATTTCAGCTCAAGATCTGTCCCATTTTtcaagtttgtattttttttttctacatttttatTTCTGCTCTCATTGTCTCTCTcggctccctctctctctctctatcactCATCTCTTTTTTGCATTTCTTAACTATTTCTACCAGCAAGTTTCAGAATAATACTTAGGGGGGAAGTTGTGGAACATCAAAATATCGCTAATGATCTCAAATTTCAACAATTTATTGTGTATAAGTTTGTTTGAATAATTGTCTGTCAAAACAGATTCACAATTATTATGTTTAATGGTACTTTTTAAAAGTTAATAACACATATAAGACTAAACCCCCTTTTGGTCTCTCTCTGAGATTGCATTTCAAGTACTAGTTAAGGCATTGATTAATTAGGATCCTGGAGAGGAAATGGAGTCTCTAAGAAAACAATTTCAAGAATTCATTCCAGGCCTCATGTCATTACCAATAAACATTCCTGGAACTAGGCTTCACAAATCATTACAGGTAAGTTAGTTATTATTAATCTATTACTACTCACATCTTGCCTTATTTCATGATTACTAATTATGTTGGTACAAAATATTTTTCCTCTTCTCTTTTCAGGCAAAGAAAAAAATGGTGAAGCAAGTATAGAAAATTTTAGAAGCCAGGAAAAGTAGTAGTGGGATGATCACCAAAGAGGCTCCAAGAGATGTAATAGATGTTCTTCTAAATGACACAAGTGGTCAATTAACAGATGATCTAATAGCTGATAACATTGTAGATATGATGATCCCAGGAGAGGATTTAGTTCCTGTTCATTTGACTCTTGCAGTGAAATATCTCTCAGATTGTCATGATGCCCTACAACAGTTACTGGTATGAACCACGTAGTTTGTTGtttctctttgattttttcttttcttcactcTGAATGCTAACATGTAGAACTTCTTTAGTTCCATACTATGTCTTGTCTGAAGCTTTTCTTCTATTGTTCTGGGAATATCATTAGTCATTGGTCTGGCTCTTAGAGGTTTCCTTGCACAAGTAGTGTTTCTTGGTGTATGAAATGAATATGgtaattttgtcacatttacacatcatgtattattttcttattataaatTTGTACAACAGCCTGTAGAGAAGTTACCACATCTGCAACCCTTTTGTCTAATTACTTTCTATTTATGCTGCTGGGTGCTCCTTTTGTATAGTTCTTTATTCTGGCAATTAGATAGCCTCCATTATAGTTGCGTtttagatttttctttttctcttattgGTTGGATGTAGTGTATGTTAGGCAAAAAATTTTTTACCCTTGTGGTTTTTCTgctattcttttcttttttatttccttctttcttGCTTTACTTATTTGTTAAATCAGAGATGCTAGGCATAATTGTAACTTTATTTTTCTGAtatgagaaagaaaaacaaaataaaaatcaattccaTAGTTTGCTAACTAAATAAACAGAGTCATTTGGCTCTGTTTCTTTGCTGTTGGGAGCTgttcttttagttttgttcaagtttcTATTGTAAGTTTATTAGGTATAGAGTTTCTTTTCCCTCTTGAAATGAATTACCACATAGTATTATGAAAGCATCTCTTCCTGACAGAATTTTGATGAGGTTTCCTTTTTTATAATGTCATATTCCCATATATGAACTTAAAACATGACAATTTCCAGAGTTTTTGTTTGATACTTTAGTTTGTCTTATACAAGACATagtaattatct
This genomic interval from Humulus lupulus chromosome 8, drHumLupu1.1, whole genome shotgun sequence contains the following:
- the LOC133793772 gene encoding cytochrome P450 90D2-like, which produces MITKEAPRDVIDVLLNDTSGQLTDDLIADNIVDMMIPGEDLVPVHLTLAVKYLSDCHDALQQLLVCGNYGSCLFSKSLAVCMAHDSGILR